A single region of the Oscillospiraceae bacterium genome encodes:
- a CDS encoding M23 family metallopeptidase translates to MTTYRRYNKPQNDREKQPDSQPKKSPLSVFELQCIVVFLLIASLLLIKAFAADTFEKINGFIGGAIGETSSSETSSQQTAAEKLAEYIAGQLGESEISEPATSTQPEESEVPEETETSELQDILSGLSVSGEDILAVQTISISNYKIDNEETVTYCGDLVPVSLLTETDTAKTDSFAQKAEGGLLKAPDGCSFEPYFSDVKLNAPITGKITCKFGYRYHPITGLFGFHTGTDIAANSGTAIYAAAAGKVIERGYSDVWGYYMLIQHSDSTQTFYAHCKKLLKSKGASVKSGEKIATVGSTGWSTGPHLHFEVRINGVYVDPEWIL, encoded by the coding sequence ATGACCACATACAGGCGTTACAACAAGCCGCAAAACGACCGGGAGAAACAACCCGATTCTCAGCCCAAAAAATCGCCATTATCAGTGTTTGAGCTGCAGTGTATCGTCGTTTTTCTATTAATTGCTTCATTGTTATTAATCAAGGCCTTTGCTGCTGATACATTTGAAAAGATCAATGGTTTCATCGGCGGCGCAATCGGGGAAACATCGTCTTCCGAGACATCTTCACAGCAGACGGCTGCGGAGAAACTCGCCGAATATATCGCCGGACAGCTTGGGGAATCAGAGATCTCCGAGCCTGCGACCTCAACGCAGCCGGAAGAAAGTGAAGTGCCCGAAGAGACCGAGACCTCCGAGCTTCAGGATATACTTTCAGGTCTCTCCGTTTCCGGAGAGGATATATTGGCTGTTCAGACGATTAGCATCAGCAATTATAAAATTGATAATGAGGAGACCGTCACCTATTGCGGCGATCTCGTACCGGTATCGTTGCTGACCGAGACCGATACCGCAAAAACCGATAGTTTTGCGCAGAAAGCCGAAGGCGGTCTGTTAAAAGCGCCGGACGGCTGCAGTTTTGAACCGTATTTCAGCGACGTAAAACTAAATGCGCCGATCACGGGAAAGATCACTTGCAAATTCGGATACCGTTATCATCCGATCACAGGTTTATTCGGTTTTCATACCGGTACCGATATTGCCGCAAATTCAGGTACTGCCATTTATGCAGCTGCCGCAGGTAAAGTCATTGAGCGCGGTTACAGCGACGTTTGGGGATATTACATGCTCATCCAGCACAGTGACAGCACTCAAACCTTTTATGCACACTGCAAGAAATTGTTGAAGAGCAAAGGTGCAAGCGTAAAAAGCGGAGAAAAGATCGCCACTGTCGGCAGCACGGGCTGGTCAACGGGACCGCATCTGCATTTTGAAGTTCGAATCAACGGCGTCTATGTAGATCCAGAATGGATTC